The Enterobacter asburiae genome window below encodes:
- the coaD gene encoding pantetheine-phosphate adenylyltransferase — protein MSTKAIYPGTFDPITNGHLDIITRAACMFDKVILAIAASPSKKPMFDLNERVKLATDAISHLPNVEVVGFSDLMANFARAQQANILIRGLRAVADFEYEMQLAHMNRHLMPELESVFLMPSKEWSFISSTLVKEVARHHGDVTHFLPTNVHQALMEKLK, from the coding sequence ATGAGCACAAAAGCGATTTATCCGGGTACCTTCGATCCGATCACCAACGGTCATCTTGATATCATCACCCGTGCGGCGTGCATGTTCGACAAGGTGATCCTGGCCATTGCCGCCAGCCCCAGTAAAAAGCCTATGTTTGACCTCAACGAGCGCGTAAAGCTCGCCACCGATGCCATTTCGCACCTGCCGAATGTTGAGGTGGTCGGGTTCAGCGACCTGATGGCTAACTTCGCCCGCGCTCAGCAGGCAAACATTCTGATCCGTGGTTTACGCGCGGTGGCAGACTTCGAGTATGAGATGCAGCTGGCGCACATGAACCGCCACCTGATGCCGGAGCTGGAGAGCGTGTTCCTGATGCCCTCCAAAGAGTGGTCGTTTATCTCTTCCACGCTGGTAAAAGAGGTGGCGCGTCATCACGGCGATGTCACCCATTTCCTGCCGACTAACGTCCACCAGGCATTGATGGAAAAGCTAAAGTAG
- the radC gene encoding RadC family protein: MEEEDEELLPREKLLRYGVTLLKDDELLALFLRTGTPGKTVFTLAKELIAHFGSLYGLLTADLAQFKHVEGIGVAKYAQLRGIAELARRFYNVRMEKEDPILTPEMTREFLQSQLTDIEREIFMVIFVDNRNRVLKHSCLFAGTLSHVEVHPREIVREAIKVNAAGVILAHNHPSGCAEPSRADKEITERIIKCCQFMDIRVLDHLIIGRGEYISFAEHGWI, translated from the coding sequence ATGGAAGAAGAGGATGAGGAGCTGCTGCCGCGCGAAAAACTGCTGCGCTATGGCGTCACCCTGTTAAAAGACGATGAACTATTGGCGCTCTTTTTACGTACCGGAACGCCCGGAAAAACGGTATTTACGCTGGCAAAAGAGCTGATAGCACATTTCGGTTCGCTGTATGGTTTATTGACCGCCGATCTGGCGCAGTTTAAGCACGTTGAGGGGATTGGCGTGGCGAAATATGCCCAGCTGAGGGGCATTGCTGAACTTGCCCGCCGTTTTTACAATGTCCGCATGGAGAAGGAAGATCCGATCCTGACGCCAGAAATGACGCGTGAATTCCTGCAAAGCCAGTTAACCGATATTGAACGCGAGATCTTTATGGTGATCTTTGTCGATAACAGAAATCGGGTGCTGAAACATAGCTGTCTCTTTGCGGGCACGTTGAGCCACGTTGAGGTGCATCCGCGTGAAATTGTGCGGGAAGCGATAAAAGTGAATGCAGCGGGCGTGATCCTCGCGCATAATCACCCCTCTGGCTGTGCAGAACCGAGCAGAGCGGACAAAGAAATCACCGAACGCATTATCAAATGCTGTCAATTCATGGACATTCGTGTGCTGGACCATCTGATAATTGGCCGCGGTGAGTACATTTCTTTCGCAGAACATGGCTGGATTTAG
- the rpmB gene encoding 50S ribosomal protein L28 — MSRVCQVTGKRPVTGNNRSHALNATKRRFLPNLHSHRFWVESEKRFVTLRVSAKGMRVIDKKGIDTVLSELRARGEKY; from the coding sequence ATGTCCCGAGTCTGCCAAGTTACTGGCAAGCGTCCGGTGACCGGTAACAACCGTTCCCACGCACTGAACGCGACTAAACGCCGTTTCCTGCCGAACCTGCACTCTCACCGTTTCTGGGTTGAGAGCGAGAAGCGTTTTGTCACCCTGCGCGTATCTGCTAAAGGTATGCGTGTAATCGATAAGAAAGGCATCGATACAGTTCTGTCCGAACTGCGTGCCCGTGGCGAAAAGTACTAA
- the rpmG gene encoding 50S ribosomal protein L33 translates to MAKGIREKIKLVSSAGTGHFYTTTKNKRTKPEKLELKKFDPVVRQHVLYKEAKIK, encoded by the coding sequence ATGGCTAAAGGTATTCGCGAGAAAATCAAGCTGGTTTCTTCTGCTGGTACAGGTCACTTCTACACCACCACGAAGAACAAACGTACTAAGCCGGAAAAACTGGAACTGAAAAAATTCGATCCAGTTGTACGCCAGCACGTACTGTACAAAGAAGCTAAAATCAAATAA
- the mutM gene encoding bifunctional DNA-formamidopyrimidine glycosylase/DNA-(apurinic or apyrimidinic site) lyase, with product MPELPEVETSRRGIEPHLVGATILHAVVRNGRLRWPVSDEIHALSDKPVLSVQRRAKYLLLELPDGWIIIHLGMSGSLRILTEELPAEKHDHVDLVMSNGKVLRYTDPRRFGAWLWTKELEGHNVLAHLGPEPLSDAFNAEYLKAKCAKKKSPIKPWLMDNKLVVGVGNIYASESLFAAGIHPDRLASSLSAQECELLVRVIKAVLLRSIEQGGTTLKDFLQSDGKPGYFAQELQVYGRKGEPCRVCGTPVIATKHAQRATFYCRQCQK from the coding sequence ATGCCTGAATTACCTGAGGTAGAAACCAGCCGTCGCGGCATTGAGCCCCATCTGGTCGGCGCGACGATTCTTCACGCGGTGGTCCGCAATGGACGTCTGCGCTGGCCGGTGTCCGATGAGATCCATGCCCTGAGCGATAAACCCGTCCTTAGCGTACAGCGTCGCGCGAAATACCTGCTGCTGGAACTGCCCGACGGCTGGATTATTATCCACCTGGGAATGTCCGGGAGCCTGCGCATTCTTACCGAAGAACTGCCTGCGGAAAAGCACGACCACGTCGATCTGGTGATGAGCAACGGCAAAGTGCTCCGTTACACCGACCCACGGCGCTTTGGCGCGTGGCTGTGGACGAAGGAGCTGGAAGGGCATAACGTGCTGGCGCATCTGGGCCCGGAGCCGCTCTCAGACGCGTTTAACGCGGAATACCTCAAGGCGAAGTGTGCGAAGAAGAAAAGCCCGATTAAGCCCTGGCTGATGGATAACAAGCTGGTGGTCGGCGTGGGGAATATCTACGCCAGCGAATCGCTGTTTGCGGCCGGGATCCATCCCGATCGGCTGGCCTCTTCGCTGTCGGCGCAGGAGTGCGAGCTGCTGGTCCGGGTGATTAAGGCGGTACTGCTGCGCTCTATTGAGCAGGGCGGGACAACGTTGAAGGACTTCCTGCAGAGTGACGGCAAGCCGGGCTATTTTGCCCAGGAGCTGCAGGTATATGGCCGTAAAGGCGAACCGTGCAGAGTCTGCGGCACGCCCGTTATTGCTACGAAGCACGCCCAGCGCGCCACGTTCTACTGCCGTCAGTGCCAGAAATAG